The following are encoded together in the Panthera leo isolate Ple1 chromosome B4, P.leo_Ple1_pat1.1, whole genome shotgun sequence genome:
- the SUV39H2 gene encoding histone-lysine N-methyltransferase SUV39H2 isoform X2, translating to MAAAGAEARGAWCVPCLVSLDTLQELCRKEKLTCKSIGITKRNLNNYEVEYLCDYKVVKDMEYYLVKWKGWPDSTNTWEPLQNLKCPLLLQQFSNDKHNYLSQVKKGKAIKDNNKALKPAIAEYIVKKAKQRLALQRWQDELNRRKNHKGMIFVENTVDLEGPPSDFYYINEYKPAPGISLVNEATFGCSCTDCFFEKCCPAEAGVLLAYNKNQQIKIPPGTPIYECNSRCQCGPDCPNRIVQKGTQYSLCIFRTSNGCGWGVKTLVKIKRMSFVMEYVGEVITSEEAERRGQLYDNKGITYLFDLDYESDEFTVDAARYGNVSHFVNHSCDPNLQVFNVFIDNLDTRLPRIALFSTRTINAGEELTFDYQMKGSGDVSSDSVDHSPAKKRVRTVCKCGAVTCRGYLN from the exons ATGGCGGCGGCCGGGGCCGAGGCGCGAGGAG CTTGGTGTGTGCCTTGCCTAGTTTCACTTGATACTCTTCAGGAattatgtagaaaagaaaaactcacatGTAAATCGATTGGAATCACCAAAAGGAATCTAAACAATTATGAGGTGGAATACTTGTGTGACTACAAGGTAGTAAAG gatATGGAATATTATCTTGTAAAATGGAAAGGATGGCCAGATTCTACAAATACTTGGGAACCTTTGCAAAATCTCAAGTGCCCATTACTCCTCCAGCAGTTTTCTAATGACAAGCATAATTATTTATCTCAGGTAAAGAAAGGCAAAGCAATAAAAGACAATAACAAAGCTTTGAAACCTGCCATTGCCGAGTACATTGTAAAGAAGGCTAAACAGAGGCTAGCTCTGCAGAGATGGCAAGACGAActcaacagaagaaagaatcataaAGGAatgatatttgttgaaaatactgttGACTTAGAGGGCCCACCTTCAGACTTCTACTACATTAATGAATACAAACCAGCTCCTGGAATCAGCTTAGTCAATGAAGCTACCTTTGGTTGTTCGTGTACAGATTGCTTCTTTGAGAAATGTTGTCCTGCTGAAGCTGGAGTTCTTTTGGCTTATaataaaaaccaacaaattaAAATCCCACCTGGTACCCCCATTTATGAATGCAACTCGAGGTGTCAGTGTGGACCCGATTGTCCCAATAGGATTGTACAAAAAGGCACCCAGTATTCACTTTGCATCTTTCGAACTAGCAATGGCTGTGGCTGGGGTGTAAAAACccttgtgaagattaaaagaatGAGTTTTGTCATGGAATATGTTGGGGAG gtaatCACCAGTGAAGAAGCTGAAAGACGGGGGCAGTTATATGACAACAAAGGAATCACATATCTCTTTGATCTGGATTATGAATCTGATGAATTCACAGTGGATGCAGCCCGATATGGAAATGTCTCTCATTTTGTGAATCACAGT TGTGACCCAAATCTTCAGGTGTTTAATGTTTTCATTGATAATCTCGACACCCGTCTTCCCCGAATAGCATTGTTTTCCACAAGAACCATAAATGCTGGAGAAGAGCTCACTTTTGATTATCAAATGAAAG GTTCTGGAGATGTATCTTCAGATTCCGTTGACCACAGCCCAGCCAAAAAGAGGGTCAGAACTGTGTGCAAGTGTGGAGCTGTGACTTGCAGAGGTTACCTCAACTGA
- the SUV39H2 gene encoding histone-lysine N-methyltransferase SUV39H2 isoform X1 translates to MVGTTDIHTLGRYPTGTSFARDRHSEVNFTQNTPKFFKWKTSWCVPCLVSLDTLQELCRKEKLTCKSIGITKRNLNNYEVEYLCDYKVVKDMEYYLVKWKGWPDSTNTWEPLQNLKCPLLLQQFSNDKHNYLSQVKKGKAIKDNNKALKPAIAEYIVKKAKQRLALQRWQDELNRRKNHKGMIFVENTVDLEGPPSDFYYINEYKPAPGISLVNEATFGCSCTDCFFEKCCPAEAGVLLAYNKNQQIKIPPGTPIYECNSRCQCGPDCPNRIVQKGTQYSLCIFRTSNGCGWGVKTLVKIKRMSFVMEYVGEVITSEEAERRGQLYDNKGITYLFDLDYESDEFTVDAARYGNVSHFVNHSCDPNLQVFNVFIDNLDTRLPRIALFSTRTINAGEELTFDYQMKGSGDVSSDSVDHSPAKKRVRTVCKCGAVTCRGYLN, encoded by the exons ATGGTAGGAACAACAGACATACACACCTTGGGTCGATATCCAACAGGAACCTCCTTTGCACGTGATCGGCATAGTGAGGTTAACTTTACACAAAACACCCCgaagttttttaaatggaagactT CTTGGTGTGTGCCTTGCCTAGTTTCACTTGATACTCTTCAGGAattatgtagaaaagaaaaactcacatGTAAATCGATTGGAATCACCAAAAGGAATCTAAACAATTATGAGGTGGAATACTTGTGTGACTACAAGGTAGTAAAG gatATGGAATATTATCTTGTAAAATGGAAAGGATGGCCAGATTCTACAAATACTTGGGAACCTTTGCAAAATCTCAAGTGCCCATTACTCCTCCAGCAGTTTTCTAATGACAAGCATAATTATTTATCTCAGGTAAAGAAAGGCAAAGCAATAAAAGACAATAACAAAGCTTTGAAACCTGCCATTGCCGAGTACATTGTAAAGAAGGCTAAACAGAGGCTAGCTCTGCAGAGATGGCAAGACGAActcaacagaagaaagaatcataaAGGAatgatatttgttgaaaatactgttGACTTAGAGGGCCCACCTTCAGACTTCTACTACATTAATGAATACAAACCAGCTCCTGGAATCAGCTTAGTCAATGAAGCTACCTTTGGTTGTTCGTGTACAGATTGCTTCTTTGAGAAATGTTGTCCTGCTGAAGCTGGAGTTCTTTTGGCTTATaataaaaaccaacaaattaAAATCCCACCTGGTACCCCCATTTATGAATGCAACTCGAGGTGTCAGTGTGGACCCGATTGTCCCAATAGGATTGTACAAAAAGGCACCCAGTATTCACTTTGCATCTTTCGAACTAGCAATGGCTGTGGCTGGGGTGTAAAAACccttgtgaagattaaaagaatGAGTTTTGTCATGGAATATGTTGGGGAG gtaatCACCAGTGAAGAAGCTGAAAGACGGGGGCAGTTATATGACAACAAAGGAATCACATATCTCTTTGATCTGGATTATGAATCTGATGAATTCACAGTGGATGCAGCCCGATATGGAAATGTCTCTCATTTTGTGAATCACAGT TGTGACCCAAATCTTCAGGTGTTTAATGTTTTCATTGATAATCTCGACACCCGTCTTCCCCGAATAGCATTGTTTTCCACAAGAACCATAAATGCTGGAGAAGAGCTCACTTTTGATTATCAAATGAAAG GTTCTGGAGATGTATCTTCAGATTCCGTTGACCACAGCCCAGCCAAAAAGAGGGTCAGAACTGTGTGCAAGTGTGGAGCTGTGACTTGCAGAGGTTACCTCAACTGA
- the SUV39H2 gene encoding histone-lysine N-methyltransferase SUV39H2 isoform X5: MAAAGAEARGAWCVPCLVSLDTLQELCRKEKLTCKSIGITKRNLNNYEVEYLCDYKVVKDMEYYLVKWKGWPDSTNTWEPLQNLKCPLLLQQFSNDKHNYLSQVITSEEAERRGQLYDNKGITYLFDLDYESDEFTVDAARYGNVSHFVNHSCDPNLQVFNVFIDNLDTRLPRIALFSTRTINAGEELTFDYQMKGSGDVSSDSVDHSPAKKRVRTVCKCGAVTCRGYLN, translated from the exons ATGGCGGCGGCCGGGGCCGAGGCGCGAGGAG CTTGGTGTGTGCCTTGCCTAGTTTCACTTGATACTCTTCAGGAattatgtagaaaagaaaaactcacatGTAAATCGATTGGAATCACCAAAAGGAATCTAAACAATTATGAGGTGGAATACTTGTGTGACTACAAGGTAGTAAAG gatATGGAATATTATCTTGTAAAATGGAAAGGATGGCCAGATTCTACAAATACTTGGGAACCTTTGCAAAATCTCAAGTGCCCATTACTCCTCCAGCAGTTTTCTAATGACAAGCATAATTATTTATCTCAG gtaatCACCAGTGAAGAAGCTGAAAGACGGGGGCAGTTATATGACAACAAAGGAATCACATATCTCTTTGATCTGGATTATGAATCTGATGAATTCACAGTGGATGCAGCCCGATATGGAAATGTCTCTCATTTTGTGAATCACAGT TGTGACCCAAATCTTCAGGTGTTTAATGTTTTCATTGATAATCTCGACACCCGTCTTCCCCGAATAGCATTGTTTTCCACAAGAACCATAAATGCTGGAGAAGAGCTCACTTTTGATTATCAAATGAAAG GTTCTGGAGATGTATCTTCAGATTCCGTTGACCACAGCCCAGCCAAAAAGAGGGTCAGAACTGTGTGCAAGTGTGGAGCTGTGACTTGCAGAGGTTACCTCAACTGA
- the SUV39H2 gene encoding histone-lysine N-methyltransferase SUV39H2 isoform X4: MVGTTDIHTLGRYPTGTSFARDRHSEVNFTQNTPKFFKWKTSWCVPCLVSLDTLQELCRKEKLTCKSIGITKRNLNNYEVEYLCDYKVVKDMEYYLVKWKGWPDSTNTWEPLQNLKCPLLLQQFSNDKHNYLSQVITSEEAERRGQLYDNKGITYLFDLDYESDEFTVDAARYGNVSHFVNHSCDPNLQVFNVFIDNLDTRLPRIALFSTRTINAGEELTFDYQMKGSGDVSSDSVDHSPAKKRVRTVCKCGAVTCRGYLN; this comes from the exons ATGGTAGGAACAACAGACATACACACCTTGGGTCGATATCCAACAGGAACCTCCTTTGCACGTGATCGGCATAGTGAGGTTAACTTTACACAAAACACCCCgaagttttttaaatggaagactT CTTGGTGTGTGCCTTGCCTAGTTTCACTTGATACTCTTCAGGAattatgtagaaaagaaaaactcacatGTAAATCGATTGGAATCACCAAAAGGAATCTAAACAATTATGAGGTGGAATACTTGTGTGACTACAAGGTAGTAAAG gatATGGAATATTATCTTGTAAAATGGAAAGGATGGCCAGATTCTACAAATACTTGGGAACCTTTGCAAAATCTCAAGTGCCCATTACTCCTCCAGCAGTTTTCTAATGACAAGCATAATTATTTATCTCAG gtaatCACCAGTGAAGAAGCTGAAAGACGGGGGCAGTTATATGACAACAAAGGAATCACATATCTCTTTGATCTGGATTATGAATCTGATGAATTCACAGTGGATGCAGCCCGATATGGAAATGTCTCTCATTTTGTGAATCACAGT TGTGACCCAAATCTTCAGGTGTTTAATGTTTTCATTGATAATCTCGACACCCGTCTTCCCCGAATAGCATTGTTTTCCACAAGAACCATAAATGCTGGAGAAGAGCTCACTTTTGATTATCAAATGAAAG GTTCTGGAGATGTATCTTCAGATTCCGTTGACCACAGCCCAGCCAAAAAGAGGGTCAGAACTGTGTGCAAGTGTGGAGCTGTGACTTGCAGAGGTTACCTCAACTGA
- the SUV39H2 gene encoding histone-lysine N-methyltransferase SUV39H2 isoform X3 has translation MEYYLVKWKGWPDSTNTWEPLQNLKCPLLLQQFSNDKHNYLSQVKKGKAIKDNNKALKPAIAEYIVKKAKQRLALQRWQDELNRRKNHKGMIFVENTVDLEGPPSDFYYINEYKPAPGISLVNEATFGCSCTDCFFEKCCPAEAGVLLAYNKNQQIKIPPGTPIYECNSRCQCGPDCPNRIVQKGTQYSLCIFRTSNGCGWGVKTLVKIKRMSFVMEYVGEVITSEEAERRGQLYDNKGITYLFDLDYESDEFTVDAARYGNVSHFVNHSCDPNLQVFNVFIDNLDTRLPRIALFSTRTINAGEELTFDYQMKGSGDVSSDSVDHSPAKKRVRTVCKCGAVTCRGYLN, from the exons ATGGAATATTATCTTGTAAAATGGAAAGGATGGCCAGATTCTACAAATACTTGGGAACCTTTGCAAAATCTCAAGTGCCCATTACTCCTCCAGCAGTTTTCTAATGACAAGCATAATTATTTATCTCAGGTAAAGAAAGGCAAAGCAATAAAAGACAATAACAAAGCTTTGAAACCTGCCATTGCCGAGTACATTGTAAAGAAGGCTAAACAGAGGCTAGCTCTGCAGAGATGGCAAGACGAActcaacagaagaaagaatcataaAGGAatgatatttgttgaaaatactgttGACTTAGAGGGCCCACCTTCAGACTTCTACTACATTAATGAATACAAACCAGCTCCTGGAATCAGCTTAGTCAATGAAGCTACCTTTGGTTGTTCGTGTACAGATTGCTTCTTTGAGAAATGTTGTCCTGCTGAAGCTGGAGTTCTTTTGGCTTATaataaaaaccaacaaattaAAATCCCACCTGGTACCCCCATTTATGAATGCAACTCGAGGTGTCAGTGTGGACCCGATTGTCCCAATAGGATTGTACAAAAAGGCACCCAGTATTCACTTTGCATCTTTCGAACTAGCAATGGCTGTGGCTGGGGTGTAAAAACccttgtgaagattaaaagaatGAGTTTTGTCATGGAATATGTTGGGGAG gtaatCACCAGTGAAGAAGCTGAAAGACGGGGGCAGTTATATGACAACAAAGGAATCACATATCTCTTTGATCTGGATTATGAATCTGATGAATTCACAGTGGATGCAGCCCGATATGGAAATGTCTCTCATTTTGTGAATCACAGT TGTGACCCAAATCTTCAGGTGTTTAATGTTTTCATTGATAATCTCGACACCCGTCTTCCCCGAATAGCATTGTTTTCCACAAGAACCATAAATGCTGGAGAAGAGCTCACTTTTGATTATCAAATGAAAG GTTCTGGAGATGTATCTTCAGATTCCGTTGACCACAGCCCAGCCAAAAAGAGGGTCAGAACTGTGTGCAAGTGTGGAGCTGTGACTTGCAGAGGTTACCTCAACTGA